One window of Quercus robur chromosome 5, dhQueRobu3.1, whole genome shotgun sequence genomic DNA carries:
- the LOC126725050 gene encoding eukaryotic initiation factor 4A-11-like isoform X1 — MAGAAPEGSQFDARQFDAKMNELLSTDGQEFFTSYDEVYESFDSMRLHENLLRGIYAYGFEKPSAIQQRGIVPFCKGLDVIQQAQSGTGKTATFCSGILQQLDYELVQCQALVLAPTRELAQQIEKVMRALGDYLNVKVHACVGGTSVREDQRILQAGVHVVVGTPGRVFDMLRRQSLRPDYIKMFVLDEADEMLSRGFKDQIYDIFQLLPAKVQVGVFSATMPPEALEITRKFMNKPVRILVKRDELTLEGIKQFYVNVEKEEWKLETLCDLYETLAITQSVIFVNTRRKVDWLTDKMRGRDHTVSATHGDMDQNTRDIIMREFRSGSSRVLITTDLLARGIDVQQVSLVINFDLPTQPENYLHRIGRSGRFGRKGVAINFVTKDDERMLFDIQKFYNVQVEELPSNIADLL; from the exons ACTCTCAACTGATGGGCAAGAGTTCTTCACCTCATATGATGAGgtttatgaaagttttgattCAATGAGATTGCATGAAAACCTTCTGAGAGGAATCTATGCTTACG GTTTTGAGAAGCCTTCTGCAATTCAGCAAAGGGGGATTGTTCCTTTCTGCAAAGGCCTTGATGTAATTCAACAGGCTCAGTCTGGAACTGGGAAAACAGCAACTTTCTGCTCTGGGATTTTGCAACAACTTGATTATGAGCTTGTCCAGTGCCAGGCTTTGGTTTTGGCACCCACTAGGGAACTTGCACAACAGATTGAGAAGGTTATGCGGGCACTTGGTGATTATCTTAATGTCAAGGTTCATGCTTGTGTTGGTGGCACAAGTGTTCGTGAGGATCAACGCATCCTTCAGGCAGGTGTTCATGTTGTTGTAGGCACCCCTGGTCGTGTATTTGACATGTTGCGAAGGCAGTCACTTCGTCCTGATTACATTAAGATGTTTGTACTGGATGAGGCTGATGAAATGCTTTCTCGTGGTTTCAAGGACCAG ATCTATGATATTTTCCAGCTACTTCCCGCCAAGGTTCAGGTTGGGGTGTTCTCTGCTACAATGCCGCCTGAAGCCCTTGAGATCACCAGGAAGTTTATGAACAAGCCTGTGAGAATCTTGGTGAAGCGAGATGAACTCACCCTTGAGGGTATCAAGCAGTTTTATGTGAATGTTGAGAAGGAAGAGTGGAAGCTTGAGACACTATGTGATCTCTACGAAACCCTGGCCATCACCCAAAGTGTCATCTTTGTGAACACACGGCGCAAGGTTGACTGGCTCACTGACAAGATGCGTGGCCGTGACCATACAGTCTCAGCCACCCATGGTGACATGGACCAGAATACTCGTGATATAATTATGCGTGAATTTCGCTCTGGATCTTCCCGTGTTCTCATCACCACTGACCTCTTGGCTCGTGGTATTGATGTGCAGCAAGTCTCCTTGGTCATAAACTTTGATCTGCCGACTCAACCAGAAAATTACCTTCACCGTATTGGACGAAGTGGACGGTTTGGGAGAAAGGGTGTTGCCATTAATTTTGTTACAAAGGACGATGAGAGAATGCTGTTTGACATTCAGAAGTTCTACAATGTGCAAGTTGAGGAGCTGCCATCAAATATTGCAGATCTCCTGTGA
- the LOC126725050 gene encoding eukaryotic initiation factor 4A-11-like isoform X3, with amino-acid sequence MAGAAPEGSQFDARQFDAKMDELLSTDGQEFFTSYDEVYESFDSMRLHENLLRGIYAYGFEKPSAIQQRGIVPFCKGLDVIQQAQSGTGKTATFCSGILQQLDYELVQCQALVLAPTRELAQQIEKVMRALGDYLNVKVHACVGGTSVREDQRILQAGVHVVVGTPGRVFDMLRRQSLRPDYIKMFVLDEADEMLSRGFKDQIYDIFQLLPAKVQVGVFSATMPPEALEITRKFMNKPVRILVKRDELTLEGIKQFYVNVEKEEWKLETLCDLYETLAITQSVIFVNTRRKVDWLTDKMRGRDHTVSATHGDMDQNTRDIIMREFRSGSSRVLITTDLLARGIDVQQVSLVINFDLPTQPENYLHRIGRSGRFGRKGVAINFVTKDDERMLFDIQKFYNVQVEELPSNIADLL; translated from the exons ACTCTCAACTGATGGGCAAGAGTTCTTCACCTCATATGATGAGgtttatgaaagttttgattCAATGAGATTGCATGAAAACCTTCTGAGAGGAATCTATGCTTACG GTTTTGAGAAGCCTTCTGCAATTCAGCAAAGGGGGATTGTTCCTTTCTGCAAAGGCCTTGATGTAATTCAACAGGCTCAGTCTGGAACTGGGAAAACAGCAACTTTCTGCTCTGGGATTTTGCAACAACTTGATTATGAGCTTGTCCAGTGCCAGGCTTTGGTTTTGGCACCCACTAGGGAACTTGCACAACAGATTGAGAAGGTTATGCGGGCACTTGGTGATTATCTTAATGTCAAGGTTCATGCTTGTGTTGGTGGCACAAGTGTTCGTGAGGATCAACGCATCCTTCAGGCAGGTGTTCATGTTGTTGTAGGCACCCCTGGTCGTGTATTTGACATGTTGCGAAGGCAGTCACTTCGTCCTGATTACATTAAGATGTTTGTACTGGATGAGGCTGATGAAATGCTTTCTCGTGGTTTCAAGGACCAG ATCTATGATATTTTCCAGCTACTTCCCGCCAAGGTTCAGGTTGGGGTGTTCTCTGCTACAATGCCGCCTGAAGCCCTTGAGATCACCAGGAAGTTTATGAACAAGCCTGTGAGAATCTTGGTGAAGCGAGATGAACTCACCCTTGAGGGTATCAAGCAGTTTTATGTGAATGTTGAGAAGGAAGAGTGGAAGCTTGAGACACTATGTGATCTCTACGAAACCCTGGCCATCACCCAAAGTGTCATCTTTGTGAACACACGGCGCAAGGTTGACTGGCTCACTGACAAGATGCGTGGCCGTGACCATACAGTCTCAGCCACCCATGGTGACATGGACCAGAATACTCGTGATATAATTATGCGTGAATTTCGCTCTGGATCTTCCCGTGTTCTCATCACCACTGACCTCTTGGCTCGTGGTATTGATGTGCAGCAAGTCTCCTTGGTCATAAACTTTGATCTGCCGACTCAACCAGAAAATTACCTTCACCGTATTGGACGAAGTGGACGGTTTGGGAGAAAGGGTGTTGCCATTAATTTTGTTACAAAGGACGATGAGAGAATGCTGTTTGACATTCAGAAGTTCTACAATGTGCAAGTTGAGGAGCTGCCATCAAATATTGCAGATCTCCTGTGA
- the LOC126725053 gene encoding uncharacterized protein LOC126725053, with the protein MEDFRSKSCRDGRMMQIESYYGGRGAPTSMQDLRSYSVNYAGSSVQTNNQIVPKELKMKKGKSSVGAVSKNWSFNDPELQRKKRVAGYKVYTVEGKMKGSLRKSFRWMKNTYTQVVYGWW; encoded by the coding sequence ATGGAGGATTTCAGATCCAAGTCATGCAGGGATGGGAGGATGATGCAGATTGAGAGCTACTATGGAGGAAGAGGTGCCCCAACAAGCATGCAAGATCTGAGGTCTTACAGTGTGAATTATGCAGGTTCATCTGTACAGACAAATAACCAGATAGTACCAAAGGAGCTGAAGATGAAGAAAGGGAAAAGCAGTGTTGGGGCAGTCTCTAAAAACTGGAGCTTCAATGACCCAGAGttgcaaaggaagaagagagtAGCTGGGTACAAGGTTTACACTGTGGAGGGCAAGATGAAAGGATCACTGAGGAAAAGCTTTAGGTGGATGAAGAACACATACACCCAAGTGGTCTATGGATGGTGGTGA
- the LOC126725054 gene encoding casein kinase 1-like protein 2, protein MEPRVGNKFRLGRKIGSGSFGEIYLGTNIQTNEEVAIKLENVKTKHPQLLYESKLYKILQGGTGIPNVRWFGVEGDYNVLVMDLLGPSLEDLFNFCSRKLSLKTVLMLADQMINRVEFVHSKSFLHRDIKPDNFLMGLGRRANQVYVIDFGLAKKYRDASTHQHIPYRENKNLTGTARYASMNTHLGIEQSRRDDLESLGYVLMYFLRGSLPWQGLKAGTKKQKYEKISEKKVSTSIEALCRGYPTEFASYFHYCRSLRFDDKPDYAYLKRLFRDLFIHEGFQFDYVFDWTILKYQQSQIATPPARVLGPGAGPSSGMPPIAANADRQSGGEEGRLTGWSLSDPSRRRNSGPVVSAGNLSKQKSPAANDPISSKDAVLSSASFLRSSGSSRRPAVSSSRDAIISGEGDLSRLNTTDASPGTLRKISSGQRSSPVVSSEHRTSSGRNASHAKYFDSTLRAIEGMHINND, encoded by the exons ATGGAGCCCCGAGTTGGAAACAAGTTTCGACTTGGCAGAAAGATCGGTAGTGGATCGTTCGGAGAGATCTATCTCG GTACTAACATTCAGACCAATGAGGAGGTTGCAATTAAGCTT GAAAATGTCAAGACAAAGCATCCTCAATTGCTGTATGAATCGAAGCTGTATAAAATACTACAGGGAGGAA CTGGAATTCCGAATGTGAGATGGTTTGGCGTTGAAGGAGACTACAATGTTCTTGTGATGGATTTATTAGGACCCAGTCTTGAAGATTTATTCAACTTTTGCAGTAGGAAATTGTCCCTTAAGACCGTACTTATGCTTGCAGATCAGATG ATCAATCGAGTTGAGTTTGTTCATTCCAAGTCATTTCTACACCGAGATATAAAGCCAGACAACTTTCTTATGGGTTTAGGAAGGCGTGCAAATCAG GTGTACGTCATTGACTTTGGTCTGGCTAAGAAGTATAGAGATGCTTCAACCCATCAACATATTCCTTATAG AGAAAATAAGAATTTAACAGGAACTGCAAGATATGCAAGCATGAATACTCACCTTGGCATTG AACAAAGCCGCAGGGATGATTTAGAATCACTTGGATATGTTCTTATGTATTTCTTAAGAGGAAG TCTTCCTTGGCAGGGACTGAAAGCAGGAACTAAGAAGCAAAAGTATGAGAAGATCAGTGAGAAGAAAGTTTCAACTTCCATTGAG GCTTTATGTCGTGGTTATCCTACAGAGTTTGCTTCATACTTCCATTACTGTCGTTCTCTACGATTTGATGATAAACCGGATTATGCGTATCTCAAAAGACTCTTCCGTGACCTTTTCATTCATGAAG GCTTCCAGTTTGATTACGTGTTTGATTGGACCATTTTGAAATATCAGCAGTCCCAGATTGCCACTCCACCTGCTCGTGTTCTT GGTCCTGGTGCTGGACCCAGCTCTGGCATGCCACCAATAGCTGCAAATGCTGATAGACAATCAG GTGGGGAAGAAGGTAGACTTACCGGTTGGTCATTGTCAGATCCCTCTCGCAGGAGAAACTCTGGGCCAGTTGTGAGTGCTGGAAACCTTTCTAAACAGAAAAGTCCAGCTGCAAATGATCCAATTTCATCTAAAGATGCTGTG TTATCAAGTGCTAGTTTCTTGCGGTCAAGTGGATCATCAAGGCGACCTGCTGTCTCTAGCAGTCGTGATGCGATAATTAGCGGTGAAGGTGACCTTTCTCGCCTGAACACTACGGATGCAAGCCCAGGAACTCTTCGTAAGATTTCTAGTGGGCAAAGAAGTTCACCTGTTGTATCATCAGAGCACCGTACATCTTCTGGTAGAAATGCCTCACATGCAAAGTACTTTGACTCCACTCTTAGGGCTATTGAGGGCATGCACATTAATAATGATTAG